The nucleotide sequence GTGCGCTGATGGCGTTCTGCGGACTGCTCCACGCACCGGGCGAGACCGCCCGCCAAGTGCTCGTCCCCGCGCTGGCCGAACGGGCGGGCACCACCCTCAGCCGCGCCGCCAGCTTCTACGACGGGGCCTCGCGCGGGGCCCGGATGCTGGGCGCGGCGGTCGGGGGGCTGCTGATCGCGCTGCTCGGCCCGCCCTCCGTACTGCTGCTGGACGCGGCGACGTTCGCGGCCTCCGCGCTGCTGATCATGGCGGGGCTGCGCGGGCTGCCCGCCGCCGCGCCGCGCAAGCCCGTCGTGCCGGTGTCCGCCCGCGCCTACCGCGCGGAGCTGCGCGAGGGGTACCGCTTTCTGCTGCACCATCGGCTGCTGCTGGCCATCGTGCTGATGGTCATGGTCACCAACGGCCTCGACCAGGGCCTGTCGTCCGTACTGCTGCCCGTCCACGCCGAGCGGCACCTGGGCGGTTCGGTGCAACTGGGGCTGCTCACCGCGCTGTTCGGCGGCGGTGCGCTGGTGGGGGCGCTGCTCTACGGGGCGGTGGGCGACCGCTTTTCGCGCCGGACCGTCTTCGCGGTGAGCTTCCTGGTGTGCGGGCTGCCGCGCTTCCTGATCGCCGCGTTCGTCCCCGGTGTGTCCCCGCTCGCCGTGACGATGGCGGCCAGCGGAGTCGCGGCGGGAATGCTCAACCCGATCCTGACCACGGTGACCTACGAGGCCGTCCCCGATGAGCTGCGCAGCCGGGTCTCGGGCGCGCTCACCGCGGGGGTGTGGGTGGTGATGCCGCTCGGCGGGCTCGCGGCCGGATGTCTGGTGGAGGGCGTGGGGCTGACCGCCGCCTTCCTGGTGACGGGCGGGGTCTACTTCCTGGCCACGCTCAGCCCGCTGGTCTTCCCGGCCTGGCGCGGGATGGACGAGGGGGCGGCCGTTGGCCAGGGGGCGGCGGGGGACAAGGGGACGGCGGTGGACGAGAGGACGGCGGTGGACCAGAGGACCGCGGTGGACCAGAGGACCGCGGTGGACCAGAGGACCGCGGCACCGCTCAGCAGTGCGGGACCGCGCCGCCCGACCGCAGCGCCCGCAGAGCCGTCACGGCACCCTTGAGGGTGGTGACGGGGATCAGCCGCAGCCCCTTGGGCAGTTCGGCGGTGGCATCGGCGCATTCGGCCTTCGGCACCAGGAAGACCGTGGCGCCGTCCCGCTTGGCGGCCCGCGTCTTCAGCGGAACCCCGCCCACGGCCCCGACCTTGCCCTTGGCGTCGATGGTGCCGGTGCCCGCGATCGTCCGGCCACCGGTGAGATCGCCACCGCGGCCGTCCCCGTCCAGCTTGTCGATCACGCCGAGGGAGAAGAGCAGCCCGGCACTCGGTCCGCCGACGTCGGCCAGGCGCAGGGTGACCTTGACGTCGCGCGGGGAGCGGTGGAGATAGCCGAGCGCGGCGCTGGTGGCCGAGGACTGTGACTCCCGCATCTCCTCGGCGTTGTGCCGCTCGATCTCCTTGGTGGTGCCGCCGACGTAGACCGAGTCATGCGGCATGACCGCGCGATCGGTGGCGAACCAGCCGCTGATCACGTCCTTGAGCCGCACGGTGGCGTCCGGGCCGGTGGCCAGGATCGTCGTCATCCTGAGCTGCCCGCTGGTCTTGCGGGTGCCGCTCCCCGAGACGCTGATCACCTGCTTGCCACGGTCGGCGCCGAGGACGTTCACGGTCGAACCGGGCTGGGCCACGGTGAACGGCAGCGGGGCGAACGCGGCCACCGCGAGCAGGGCGAGCACGGGCGCGGAGCAGAGCGCGAGGATGCGGGCGCGGGGGGAGACGGCAGGCATGGTGCGAATCTAGTTGACCGCCGGGACGGACGAGGCGCCACCCCGACCCCCAAAGCCCTGACGGGCAGCGAACACGAGCCCTGGGCTGGCTGCGGGCGCGAGCCCTGGGCGGGCAGCGAACACGAGCCCTGGGCGGGCGGCGGAGACGGACGGCTTGGCGGGCGGCGGGCGCGGACGGCTTGGCTCAGCTCGTGACGCCCGGCCGACGCGGGCAGGCGCGCGGCGCCCGACCAAGGGCGCCGGGCTCACGGCTCCCGGCCGCATGGCGCGGCGGCCATGCCGACGGGCGCGGGCGGGGCGGGCCCAGTGGGGCCGCCACTGTCACGCCCAACACGGGTCCAGCGCCACCGCCGGGCCCGGGCCACCGTGCGACAGCGGTCGCACCTTCGCGGCGGCGCTCATCCGCGCCGCCGCTTCATCGGCCGCACCCCGCAGGGCGCGGCGCTGCCGCACGCCGCGTGTCGTCAGATGGGGGGCACCCTGCTACCGCGCCATGCCCGGGCCACGGCGCCGCAGCGCGTTGTCCCGCGCCGGGGCCGCGCGGACCGGGCGTGCCGCGCGGTTGCGAGCGCGGTTGCGAGCGCGGTTACGGCGCACCGCCGGGTTACGGCGCACCGCGTCCATCGAGGCCGCCGCCACGGCGTGCTGTTCGCGCCGGGGCCGCGCCGGGCGCTCAGCTCAGGGCGTCCGAGACCTCTCGGGCCGCGTCGACGACCCGCGGGCCGACCCGGTCCGGTACCGAGTCGCAGAGCATGACGACCCCGACGCTGCCCTCTATCCCCGTCACCCCGATGAGCGGGGCGGCCGCGCCGCTCGCGCCCGCCTCCAGTTCGCCGTGGGTGAGGGCGTACCCGGGGTCGTCGGGGCGGCCGGCGCGGGCGGCGAGGATGGCGCGCCCGGCGGCGCCCCGGTCGAGCGGATGCCGGAATCCGGCCCGGTAGGCCACGTGGTAGTCGGTCCAGGTCGGCTCGACGACCGCGACGGCGAGGGCCTCGGTGCCGTCGACCAGAGTGAGGTGAGCGGTCGCGCCGACGTCCTCGGCGAGGGAGCGCAGCGCGGGCAGCGCCGCCTCCCGTACGAGCGGATGCACCTGGCGGCCGAGCTGCAGCACCCCCAGCCCGACGCGCGCCCGTCCGCCGATGTCCCGGCGGACGAGGGAGTGCTGCTCAAGGGTGGCCAGCAGGCGGTAGACCACGGTGCGATTGACGCCGAGCTTGTTGGACAGCTCGGTCACGGTCAGCCCGTGGTCGGTGTCGGCGAGCAGTTTGAGGACGCGCAGTCCCCGATCGAGCGTCTGAGAGGTCTCCGCGGTCACGACGCCCCCTCCTCGGTGATGAGTGGCGGCTCTTCGTGCGGTGCCCCGTCGGTCCCGACGACGGCGCGCGAAGAGGCCGCCGGTCGCGGTGGTCACGCACCGGCTGCGCTCCGCGGCGGCGCTGCCACGGGGCGTGTGCGTGCCCGAACGCTAGCGAGCCGGTCCGCTTTGCGGAAGGGTTTGTCCAGAATCCGAGCAGAGCTGCCAAAGCGAACGACATGAGGGCACCCCAGATCGACCCGGTTCGTCCGGATAAACAAGGGGGGCGTGCGACCGGTTCATGAAACTTTTCGAAAAGGGGTTGCGCAGGGCATCACCGCCCTGCGTCTATGTCACCGCGCGGGGTGTCCGACGGATCTTGCCGCCCGCGGCGGGCTGTTCCCCTCCCCGCCCCTTC is from Streptomyces hygroscopicus and encodes:
- a CDS encoding MFS transporter permease, with product MLVLAANTVSIAGNSLTLIAVPWFVLETTGSAAKAGFVSFCATLPVVVSAVIGGPVIDRVGRRRVSIASDALCGVAVATIPVLHFAGLLRFWQLCALMAFCGLLHAPGETARQVLVPALAERAGTTLSRAASFYDGASRGARMLGAAVGGLLIALLGPPSVLLLDAATFAASALLIMAGLRGLPAAAPRKPVVPVSARAYRAELREGYRFLLHHRLLLAIVLMVMVTNGLDQGLSSVLLPVHAERHLGGSVQLGLLTALFGGGALVGALLYGAVGDRFSRRTVFAVSFLVCGLPRFLIAAFVPGVSPLAVTMAASGVAAGMLNPILTTVTYEAVPDELRSRVSGALTAGVWVVMPLGGLAAGCLVEGVGLTAAFLVTGGVYFLATLSPLVFPAWRGMDEGAAVGQGAAGDKGTAVDERTAVDQRTAVDQRTAVDQRTAAPLSSAGPRRPTAAPAEPSRHP
- a CDS encoding IclR family transcriptional regulator, with the translated sequence MTAETSQTLDRGLRVLKLLADTDHGLTVTELSNKLGVNRTVVYRLLATLEQHSLVRRDIGGRARVGLGVLQLGRQVHPLVREAALPALRSLAEDVGATAHLTLVDGTEALAVAVVEPTWTDYHVAYRAGFRHPLDRGAAGRAILAARAGRPDDPGYALTHGELEAGASGAAAPLIGVTGIEGSVGVVMLCDSVPDRVGPRVVDAAREVSDALS